The following coding sequences are from one Loxodonta africana isolate mLoxAfr1 chromosome 18, mLoxAfr1.hap2, whole genome shotgun sequence window:
- the RP1 gene encoding oxygen-regulated protein 1, with the protein MSETPSTSFSVIHETSPEGRVPHARHLSVPQPVVAKRISFYKSGDPQFGGVQVVVNPRSFKTFDALLDNLSGKVPLPFGVRNISTPRGMHSVTRLEELQDGQSYLCSHGRRVQPVDLERARRRPRPWQSSRAADAHAANAHARRAAAAPSAPSAPARGPRRLVVFRNGDPRVGRVVAVSPRVTQSFEAFLRHLAEVLRCPVAKLYATDGRKVPSLQAVILSSGAIVAAGREPFKPGNYDIQKYLLPARLPGIAHRVHPEGNARLESRKTSIHVPSSPRSRVYTGSSHKMHNNNNDCYSDCSLAPENYLALEKNDSQNLLIEPSEDDIEKSVIFNQDGTMTVEMKVRFKIKEEETIRWTTTVSRADLSNNDEKCEASSSSGGTDDRSSGLKLEACSLSAELLPMMKNDNHEDNMVEEINTQMTDGRVATCSSASWENAAMDTNVIQVTQDQEKYRFYRPPTPGPRRVRQKKSVIGSVTLVAETEIQEKTIRQISYNEETEDEENKSEYHMFTHSSSKMSSVSNTPVLVQINNDEQMESSLERKKESRLLKSSAVSTGVLEITSQKTLEMPQNGMPQTISENSIVEEDTVDSVISDNKTSTKTFRRYDNTNDWFSPISADTTHSSGNNFGTDKTISEASTSVGSSTVTTRIDKLINEFAQCGVTKLPDNENLISLSIASKKKQQSQQMINTGYQDGEIIAKGIPSKSARMNTGGKIKIAQETIWQNSHSPPQGEVLCEEDLQARNIVIESNDFYAKSNLNSMISKNFHRNKLNTTQNPKVQGLLKKPKAKSRHLKKVSLERPTKREIGQGDKIFPQSQFKYCKNTFENQSLFHVFNFLEQTPRTFCGPQSQAEVASRYLRGLTKNSLVSKVTNSHITLKKHKKQKEKLKSGTIVRKQSNSLALLKKADFPEDIAHQSIQNYIQTWLQNINPFPALQPRKSAPVCKSERNLVSCNNNRFPGNNHTSSRKGNNFVMGSNKHITKNASLTADNLDKEVGKSLIAKGNGEELSRDVCENQVGSLNDAYLVSMHECGTLSESAIDDHNTKSQASLEKAGRGVSHASQKINLATEKQSVEAAIQVDCIGEDAQKDLIPALLLRQLQASVPSIQKTQNGVVQMPVSLSDVSFPSPAICNSSTKLLLAWLLVLNMKGIMSSFCQGDAHKSTSRSSEILALLEVLKHIAITEEADDLKAAVANLVESTTDCFGFNEKKQNMVPVGLSANYFTAPNQKVPKCTENEETQEISSLAGVSEDCVSEVTCSPCNTCTVGKIYFAEETCNPSDTFFPDDSCAMDQTFSRNKACFPGEVCSLTDAVSCVRKENHIHEAACPIDEACSPMKVCSTNGFLNSKENAYTDNLELIEELERVDEVQKDLNILADTGYKNSCNTLVSQENMSNLSHCDFFLNATEPEFGKKHSSLAQFQSCSLKDKNAYTSFDKEESRTSEEAGSITNSMTSNERNISELESFEELENQNTNIFNTKVNAGEQAAEESIQKEVEASKNLELIEASSRNIIEEERKNDVICETIGKSLVTPPSLVFCYDSKQNSEKEINEGKTKMRVKMMVKSMEIGSYSESSLDFKKCLKSPLTSDFSDYRQDSESEQPYETSSDVSNDSGEEIAQEKEYNVGFVKRTIEKLYGKAEIIRPSLFLGSAHRSQVCPHKSVEFHCAGKAGLYDSEGQSFGSFGHTSSSSPMLQEFQEEIQDKCDFNGGGANYNGGDTVEDSTKQNDHNRILGDVEEGVLIDKGKWFLKENHLLRVSFPENPGTCDSADTTSVDTLLDKSSEIPYSHFGNLAPGPTMAELSSSELEELTKPLEPKCHYFNMPHGSNSEPCNKDLLDVQNKICTMEKIPNQHTKEKDNHQPRRVCTSVTHTFTSAGNKVHPVSDNTVKNQPLPASGTVHGPLQEGDSLDKLYAVCGQHCPILTVIIQPVNEGGRGFAYRRDSDIENFLGFRLWMKIHPYLLQSCKNIVKDMDNKTSRRKVFIDDAIDEAFDWLYFSSTYDSMDKRGKLNRINFLDLEEKNNLKKFQGYLKKSFCVNFLHVALLVVGEVNSDTQDPSNQVNEIFKAVDENNNLLNNRFQSSRTNLNQVVRENLNYLFSFGMLGQTYLLHICQVETSLNSSRNTLEMLHIFEDENIFIWEDENQLNLTNLESSDEQEDL; encoded by the exons ATGAGCGAAACCCCTTCCACTAGTTTCTCTGTGATTCATGAGACTTCTCCTGAAGGTCGAGTTCCCCACGCCCGCCACTTGAGCGTTCCTCAACCTGTCGTGGCCAAACGGATCAGCTTCTATAAGAGCGGAGACCCCCAGTTCGGCGGGGTCCAAGTGGTGGTCAATCCCCGCTCTTTTAAGACGTTTGATGCTTTGCTGGATAACTTGTCCGGGAAGGTTCCCCTGCCGTTCGGGGTGAGGAACATCAGCACGCCGCGGGGCATGCACAGCGTCACGCGCCTGGAGGAGCTGCAGGACGGCCAGTCGTACCTGTGCTCGCACGGGCGGAGGGTGCAGCCGGTGGACCTGGAGCGCGCGCGCCGGCGGCCGCGGccctggcagagcagccgggCCGCCGACGCACATGCCGCCAACGCACATGCgcgccgcgccgccgccgccccgtCCGCCCCGTCCGCCCCGGCGCGCGGCCCGCGGAGGCTCGTGGTCTTCCGGAACGGCGACCCGCGCGTAGGCCGTGTGGTGGCGGTCAGCCCGAGGGTCACCCAGAGCTTCGAGGCCTTTCTGCGGCACCTCGCCGAGGTCCTGCGGTGCCCAGTGGCGAAGCTGTACGCGACGGACGGGAGGAAG GTTCCCAGCCTCCAGGCAGTGATCCTGAGCTCTGGAGCCATTGTGGCAGCAGGAAGGGAGCCATTTAAACCAGGAAATTATGACATCCAAAAGTACTTGCTTCCTGCTAGGTTACCAGGGATTGCTCATCGTGTGCACCCCGAAGGAAATGCTAGGTTAGAAAGCAGAAAGA CGAGCATACACGTGCCTTCAAGCCCAAGGTCCCGGGTTTATACTGGTTCTTCTCACAAaatgcataataataataatgattgcTACTCAGACTGTTCTCTTGCTCCTGAGAATTACTTGGCCTTAGAAAAAAatgattctcaaaatttattgaTAGAGCCTTCTGAAGATGATATTGAGAAATCAGTTATTTTTAATCAAGATGGCACTATGACAGTTGAGATGAAAGTTCGATTCAAGATAAAAGAGGAGGAAACCATAAGATGGACAACTACTGTCAGTAGAGCTGATCTTTCTAATAATGATGAAAAGTGTGAGGCAAGCAGTTCTTCAGGAGGAACAGATGATAGGTCATCTGGTTTAAAGCTTGAAGCATGTTCATTGTCTGCAGAACTCTTACCTATGATGAAGAATGATAATCATGAAGACAATATGGTAGAAGAGATAAACACTCAAATGACAGATGGAAGGGTTGCAACTTGCAGTTCTGCTAGTTGGGAGAATGCTGCTATGGACACAAATGTCATTCAGGTAACTCAGGATCAAGAAAAGTACCGTTTTTATAGGCCGCCTACACCTGGACCAAGGAGGGTGAGACAAAAGAAATCTGTGATAGGGAGTGTGACCTTAGTAGCTGAAACAGAAATTCAAGAGAAAACGATTAGACAGATTTCCTataatgaagaaacagaagatgagGAAAACAAATCTGAGTATCATATGTTCACACATTCTAGCAGTAAAATGTCATCAGTATCTAACACACCAGTACTAGTTCAGATCAATAATGATGAGCAGATGGAGTCatctttagaaagaaaaaaggaaagcagaTTGCTCAAGTCAAGTGCTGTGAGTACTGGTGTTTTAGAAATTACAAGTCAGAAGACGTTAGAGATGCCCCAGAATGGTATGCCGCAGACCATTTCAGAGAACTCAATTGTGGAGGAAGATACAGTTGATAGTGTAATATCAGACAACAAAACTAGTACCAAGACCTTCAGACGTTATGATAACACCAATGATTGGTTTAGTCCTATCTCGGCAGATACCACTCACTCTTCAGGTAACAACTTTGGAACTGATAAAACTATTTCAGAGGCCTCAACGTCAGTAGGATCCTCAACTGTCACCACAAGAATTGACAAACTAATTAATGAATTTGCTCAGTGTGGTGTAACAAAACTTCCAGATAATGAAAATCTGATTTCATTGTCTATTGCCAGCAAAAAGAAGCAGCAATCTCAGCAAATGATAAACACTGGGTATCAGGACGGGGAGATTATAGCCAAAGGCATACCCAGTAAGAGTGCGAGAATGAACACAGGAGGTAAAATTAAAATTGCACAGGAAACCATATGGCAAAATTCACACAGTCCACCTCAAGGAGAGGTTCTTTGTGAGGAAGACCTCCAAGCAAGAAATATTGTAATTGAATCAAATGACTTCTATGCCAAAAGTAATCTAAATTCCATGATTTCCAAGAATTTCcatagaaataaattaaatactACTCAAAATCCTAAGGTTCAAGGacttttaaaaaaacccaaagcaaaaTCTAGACATCTAAAGAAAGTGAGCTTAGAAAGACCTACAAAAAGAGAAATTGGTCAGGGAGATAAAATATTTCCCCAGAGTCAATTTAAATATTGCAaaaatacttttgaaaatcaAAGTTTATTTCACGTCTTTAACTTCCTTGAGCAAACACCCAGAACTTTTTGTGGACCCCAGTCTCAAGCAGAAGTGGCATCTAGGTACTTGAGAGGGTTGACGAAGAATAGCTTAGTTTCAAAAGTTACTAATTCACACataactttaaaaaaacataaaaaacaaaaagaaaagttgaAATCAGGCACTATTGTAAGGAAACAATCAAATTCCTTAGCTCTTCTGAAAAAAGCTGATTTTCCTGAGGATATTGCCCATCAATCAATTCAAAATTACATACAGACATGGTTGCAGAACATAAACCCATTTCCAGCTTTGCAACCTAGAAAATCAGCTCCAGTATGCAAAAGTGAAAGGAATTTGGTAAGTTGTAACAATAATCGTTTTCCAGGAAATAATCACACAAgttcaagaaaaggaaataattttgtTATGGGAAGTAATAAGCACATAACTAAAAATGCCAGTTTGACAGCAGATAATCTAGATAAAGAGGTAGGTAAGTCTCTTATTGCCAAAGGTAATGGCGAAGAACTTAGCAGAGACGTCTGTGAGAACCAAGTTGGATCTCTGAATGATGCTTACTTGGTTTCCATGCATGAATGTGGTACTTTATCAGAGTCAGCTATTGATGATCACAATACTAAAAGTCAGGCATCTCTTGAAAAGGCAGGACGAGGGGTAAGCCATGCTTCTCAAAAAATAAACCTAGCTACAGAAAAGCAAAGCGTAGAGGCTGCTATTCAAGTAGATTGTATTGGAGAGGATGCTCAAAAAGACCTTATACCAGCCCTGTTGCTTCGCCAACTGCAAGCTTCAGTTCCTAGTATTCAAAAGACTCAGAATGGCGTTGTTCAAATGCCAGTTTCACTTTCAGATGTTTCCTTCCCTTCTCCTGCAATATGTAATTCATCCACTAAACTCCTTCTAGCTTGGCTCCTGGTGCTAAACATGAAGGGAATCATGAGTAGCTTCTGTCAAGGTGATGCCCATAAGAGTACCAGCAGATCTTCAGAAATACTTGCATTGTTGGAGGTTCTAAAGCACATTGCCATCACAGAGGAAGCTGATGACTTGAAGGCTGCTGTGGCCAATTTAGTGGAGTCAACCACAGATTGCTTTGGATTcaatgagaaaaaacaaaatatggtTCCAGTAGGTCTTTCTGCAAATTATTTTACAGCCCCAAATCAGAAAGTTCCTAAGTgcactgaaaatgaagaaacacagGAAATCTCCTCTTTGGCCGGTGTCTCTGAAGACTGTGTTTCAGAAGTGACCTGTTCTCCATGTAATACATGCACTGTGGGCAAGATTTATTTTGCAGAAGAGACCTGTAATCCCAGTGATACTTTTTTTCCTGATGATAGTTGTGCCATGGATCAGACCTTCTCCAGGAATAAAGCCTGTTTTCCAGGAGAAGTTTGTTCACTTACTGATGCTGTGTCTTGTGTTCGAAAGGAGAACCATATCCATGAGGCAGCTTGCCCAATTGATGAGGCCTGTAGTCCCATGAAAGTCTGTAGTACTAACGGCTTTTTAAATTCCAAAGAAAATGCATATACTGATAACCTAGAATTAATTGAAGAGTTAGAGAGAGTTGATGAAGTTCAAAAAGACCTCAATATTTTGGCAGATACTGGGTATAAAAATAGCTGTAATACATTGGTATCACAGGAAAATATGAGTAATTTAAGCCATTGTGACTTTTTCCTAAATGCAACAGAACCAGAATTTGGTAAGAAACATAGTTCTCTAGCTCAATTTCAGAGTTGTTCACTAAAGGATAAAAATGCATATACATCCTTTGATAAGGAAGAATCAAGGACTTCTGAAGAAGCAGGCTCAATAACTAACAGCATGACATCAAATGAAAGAAATATTTCAGAATTGGAGTCTTTTGAAGAATTAGAAAACCAGAATACTAATATCTTTAATACAAAGGTAAATGCAGGAGAGCAAGCTGCTGAAGAATCAATCCAGAAAGAGGTAGAGGCTAGTAAAAATTTGGAACTGATAGAAGCCTCTAGCAGAAACATTatagaagaagagagaaagaatgatGTAATTTGTGAGACAATCGGTAAAAGTCTGGTAACACCACCATCTTTAGTTTTTTGCTATGATTCTAAGCAAAACTCTGAAAAGGAGATCAATGAAGGAAAAACTAAAATGAGGGTAAAAATGATGGTGAAAAGCATGGAAATTGGAAGTTATTCAGAGTCCTctcttgattttaaaaaatgcttaaaaagTCCATTAACTTCTGATTTCTCGGACTATAGACAGGACAGTGAGAGCGAACAGCCATATGAAACATCCAGCGATGTTTCCAATGACAGTGGTGAAGAGATTGCCCAGGAAAAAGAATACAACGTAGGGTTTGTTAAAAGGACAATAGAAAAACTTTATGGTAAAGCCGAGATTATTAGACCATCTCTTTTTTTGGGGTCTGCACACAGATCTCAGGTTTGTCCTCACAAGTCTGTGGAATTTCACTGTGCTGGGAAAGCAGGCCTTTATGATTCTGAAGGTCAGTCATTTGGTTCCTTTGGACACACATCTAGTAGTTCACCTATGTTGCAAGAATTTCAGGAGGAAATACAAGATAAATGTGACTTTAATGGTGGGGGGGCCAATTATAATGGGGGAGATACTGTAGAAGATAGTACAAAACAAAATGATCATAATAGAATCCTCGGGGATGTAGAGGAAGGAGTGCTGATTGACAAAGGCAAGTGGTTCCTGAAAGAAAATCATTTGCTAAGGGTGTCATTCCCTGAAAATCCTGGCACATGTGACAGTGCAGACACCACATCAGTGGATACGCTGCTTGATAAGAGCAGTGAGATACCATATTCACATTTTGGAAATTTGGCCCCAGGCCCAACTATGGCTGAATTATCCTCTTCGGAGCTAGAGGAACTTACTAAACCCCTTGAACCGAAATGTCATTATTTTAATATGCCCCATGGGAGTAACTCCGAGCCTTGTAATAAGGATTTGCTAGATGTTCAAAATAAAATCTGCACCATGGAAAAAATACCAAATCAACACACAAAGGAGAAGGATAATCATCAGCCCAGAAGAGTATGCACATCCGTCACTCACACCTTTACATCTGCTGGTAACAAAGTCCATCCTGTGTCTGATAATACAGTTAAAAACCAGCCATTGCCTGCCAGTGGTACGGTTCATGGTCCCCTTCAGGAGGGTGACTCTTTGGATAAACTCTACGCTGTTTGTGGTCAGCATTGCCCAATACTAACTGTTATTATCCAACCTGTAAACGAGGGAGGCCGAGGATTTGCATATCGCAGAGATTCTGATATTGAGAATTTCTTAGGTTTCCGTTTATGGATGAAAATACACCCATATTTACTACAGTCATGCAAAAACATTGTCAAAGATATGGACAATAAAACAAGTAGGAGAAAAGTATTTATAGATGATGCCATTGATGAGGCATTTGATTGGCTTTATTTCAGCAGCACATACGACTCAATGGATAAAAGAGGAAAATTAAATCGAATTAATTTCTTGGacttagaggaaaaaaataatttaaagaaattTCAAGGATATTTAAAGAAAAGCTTTTGTGTGAATTTCTTGCATGTAGCATTGTTAGTTGTGGGTGAAGTGAATTCAGATACACAAGATCCCAGCAATCAGGTAAATGAAATCTTCAAAGCAGTTGATGAAAATAACAACTTATTAAATAACAGATTCCAGAGCTCAAGAACAAACCTGAACCAAGTAGTAAGAGAAAATCTGAACTATCTTTTCTCCTTTGGAATGCTTGGTCAAACCTACCTGTTACATATTTGCCAAGTTGAGACATCCTTAAATAGCAGCAGAAATACATTAGAGATGCTTCATATTTttgaggatgaaaatattttcatttgggAAGATGAAAACCAATTAAATTTAACCAACCTTGAAAGCAGTGATGAACAAGAAGATTTATAA